The DNA region aatgtataattaaataacaagTTAATGAATGTGTGCAAAACTCACTCCTACGGCCGTCTGTACGGTCTGGCGAATCAGCTCGAAGAACTCCTCAGGATCGTCCTCCTTCTCCTCATCGTCATCGGCGGTACTCACGTGCACCTTGCTCGTCGGAACCGGCTGTCGTCCACGCGACTGCTTctgatgcggatgtggatgtggatgtggatgcggatgcgaatgctGGAggcgctgctgttgctgcagctgctgctgcttgagCTGGTTGTGAGTGgacatctgctgctgctggtggagctggtgcTGCGGCGGATGCTGCATAACTCCGgactgcatttgcatttgcatttgatggGCATGGGTATGCTGATTGTGCCGGCGCATATTGGCCATGTTTCCCTGCTGGGGCACCATTAGTTCCTTATCGGAGTAGTCGCCGTTGTCGTCCATGGGATAGTCGTGCCTCTGAGTATTGCCCTTTGCGCGGTGCTGCATTCGGTATGTCTCCTTCGGCTTGGACATGCCATAGCCATTATTGTTCACCGTGCCGTCGGCTGGGCTAAAATGCGGCACCTTGTTCATCGGCGGCTGACGGGCACTGGCCTTGTTGGCCATTTGGTTCCGCCTCGAGGACATGGCGTTATATGGCGATGGCTGGATATGGCCGGGAATCATCTGCGATATTGATGGCTGGGCCATCGAACCGGGTGAATTTCGCAGATTGGCCGCCGTCAACGGCAGATTTGTGGTGATGTAGTAATCATTTTCGGTGACAAAACTGCGCTGAGTGCGAGCATCGGCTTGTCGGGAGCTAATGGTTCCACCACCGCCAGTTGCACCGCCTGGACCCGATCTCTCGGTCCTCCCTGTTTTCTTGGTCATACCTGCATGGGAGATCGCCACCGACTTGACTGGATGCAAGGCATCCATTTTGGATCCGTACACCTCCTCGATTCCCTTGCGACGCATTGGGCGCACCATCTTCATCCAAGGGCTGTTTACCTTACCAAAACAAACTTTCGTTGACCTCGAGTTGTACCAATAAACGCAAATGCACAATAATGTATAAACtgtatttgaaatattttacatttatgtATGTTCTTTGGGGGACTTAGCTAAAATGAAACAGACGCATAGCAAAATGCTGAAAGTTATTACAATTGCCTACTAGATAGATTGGATATTGGAAAAATACGAGGAAAACATGCtccatattttaaaaagtttgtacatatgtaccaCAGCTGTGTAAATCTTTTCAGTAAAGTGAAACATTGTTTTGATCAATTGATCAATTTACGTCGTATTCCGGATTTATCAACAAACGGTAATTTCGGAATTATggttatttttcaaaatggGTCCAACACATTTGATTAGCTTCCTTATACAAACAGCATGGACTGTATATACACTGAATGATAGATCTCCGCATCAAAATGGCATTCATATTGATTGCTCACTGCAGCGCTTCGCTAGCTaccaaatttattttcacacCTCAAAGACCTCTTCATTATTCAAACCACAGGTGGTGAGGGAGTTTTCCCGTaaatttgtttaccttttgCCGCTCAACTAACCGCAAATGGCAATGACACAGAGCAAAGGTTCAATGTTTGCCCGTTTTGCCGGAAATATTTCTTCGATTCGATGCCAAATCAAATGCTAATGAGCTGCATCTGATTGTGCGTGTGGAAGTGGGtgtgggtatgggtatgggtatgggtatgggcGTGGATTTGGTGTGGATGCCACTTGATGTTCGCTTGGAAGTGGTTCATCGTTCAAGaaattattacaaatatttatccGATTATTTACCTTTGAACCTCATCGAGCTGCCGTGTATCCAAGGCGAATGATTCGAAGGCGTTGGAGAAATCCTTAAGTAGGCAACTAGCTTTAAGGCCATGTCTGGACAGCTGAAAATAGACCGCTTAGCCTCAGGTTACAGACACTTAAGACATAAAGGGAATGCAAAGCGAAAGGGATTTGGAAAGGCGTGCTGAAGTGAAGTGCTGAAGGACCCTTAAAAATTGGGTCATCTGTCCGTGGGGACGGTGCCTTGAAACGGAAAACCCATGATGATGTCCATACCAACTCCTTGCCTCACATCCtcattatgcaaattgcgcatacgacgcGTGTGCTGCGTGTCACTGCAGGAGGCCTTCTCCCCTTTCTGGCAGCAAATCATTTTGTTGACAATCTGTTGCATGCGAATGTTATTAGAAACGAGATAATATCTGTGgaaataattttcatttaatgcaCACCCTTCTCAGTTTCCTATCCCCTAAACGGCCCCCCAGAACAGCTCATTTAATTCGTTTGGTGTGTACCCCTagtcataaatattaatgaacCATGAACGGCCGACGACAGTTGACTATAATTTAAGATCCTGGCCTGCAGTTGAGCCTTGAATTTCCGTCcactgcatgtgtgtgcgtgtgcgcaTAAATATTGCAACGTTCGAGGAAGCAACAAAGGTCAGACGGGCTTTATTTGTTGCAAATGCGCACAGAAGCTGCCATTAAGCCTTTGAGTAACATCTGAATGACGTGCATGTCGACATTGTCATGGTGATAGAAAAAATAATCACCCTTATTAGTTGTTCCCGGCAAAACCGACTTGATTGGCCGCTGTTCCATTCAATGGACTGTTTATCTGCAAAATGCCAACTGACTTGCAGAAGCATTGTGGAAAGCAAAACGTGAGCCATCCCAAAATTAATATTAGTCATTAGCATTATGCGAAACGATAAATTTTAATGGTACGCGGCATTAGAATTGCTTAAGGCGGAGACATTTCCAAGAAATTTATCACCCAGAAAAGACGCCCCGCAGCGCAGATAAATCATCCAAATGGTGACCACAAATTGTACAGCTTTCGCAATGCACATGAAATAAGAAATGTTTGCACTGGcacttctttatttttaattgcaggCCGAGTCAATTAAAAGGCAAGTGAGTGCTGTTGCGTTTCTCTCACGCATAAATTTGTCGCCTGTCAACGAGATCCTTAAGACTTTTCAAGATTTTCCGAATACTTTGCGGCTGCCCACCCGTAATACGTCACTTGCACGATTTTAGCCTTCTATTTTTGGTTTAATGGCTAAGCAATTTTATGAGAACTTTAGAACTGAGCACTTTTATTGTTAAGTTGAATCAAGGATGACAAATCATAAGAAATCGTAGAGTACATTAAAATTGAGGCAGATAACAgaacaaaaacataattttatttgatgaCAAACcatcaaattgttttttcagTACATTTGAAAGTCTTATAGCTTATTCTAATAAATTTAACTTCTAAAATAAGGCTATATTTACCCATTAAGAGCATCCATCTATCGACTAGCTTGTGATTTTTCATCTATCTCgattgtatttatattaaaaagtacatatattaataCGACCGGCGAGTAAATAATTGTACGcctatttatttgcttaatttaaGAGCTATTTATTgctgcttatttatttaaaagtatcTCCGCTGACAGACGAACATGACGAGCGAGAATTTCATCCTGTTCTCCGTCATTCTCGGCCGTGTGCTTTATGACAAAATGttcacaataaataaatgctaCAACGAAATAAATTGCCGCTACAGATAtcgcaaaaataaatttgcttatttatgcGATGCTGCCAAAGTTTCCAACAAATTTTGCAATTCGATTCGAATCGAGTGGCTCATTGGCTCATTCTCATAAATGCAGCTGCTgtcgctttgttttgtttcggcttttaataaaaaattactcGACTCGACTTTGATTGTTGATGATTGTTTTCTGAATTTTGATGGCTTTTTGTCACGAATTCAGAACGCAGCATTTCTTTATGTTGCCCATTTTTTATACGCACTGAAGATCAGTGGGGTACGTGTTTCcctttttgtattatttgtttttgttgtattttgcCTGTTCACAGAAAACTGAATGAACtgaaaatacaattttttggtatttgggtcagcagaattttttgttgcctCACTTCACTGGGGATCAATTAAAGTCATAAACATGGCGCTGCAATTTGTAGGAGAGTGCAATGCTCTTAATAGGTAATAGTACTACATTAATGCTTTATTTTGCATAGGTAAAACTGGTATCCAGCTTATCATGCGGTGCTGTTATCAGCGTGTGATAAGAAAGCTCGCAACCCGCAGAATGTTGCTCAACAATAAGCTCTTGTTAGCCGGCAACATAAACAAAGAACAGCTGTTTTGGCCCGCTCAGTTGTCGGCTTCTTTAGCCGGCTAACTGAAAATGTGGGGTGAAATCAGGCAGGTCACTTGTCGTGTGCCTTCGTGTTGCCATCGTCAACgtgccagcagcaacagcaacagtaagagcagcagcagcaacaccagccgcagcaacagcagcagcagcagcaacatcagaagccgcagcagcagcagcccaaACAGGAAAATCCGCACGACGATGCCACACACAGAAATTCAGTTCAATGCGAAATTTTGTTTGAACCAGACGCGAAATCTGTTTACGCCGCGTGGCAAAAATCGCGTTGGCAAGTGCGTAAGAATTGTCAACAACGCAAGCAGCCAAATAAAACATTGTTCAATAAGCCGCGAagtgttttaaaataattttaaaaatatttaaaaaaatatataaaaacacaaacaaaagccCAGAGGTGTAACAATTAATTTTGCATAGAAATCAAGTCATTATATTGGGCCAACGCGTGTGTGCAGCATCGAGATACTCACTTGTAAGACAAGCTAGTTGATAGCCCGACTAAACGAAGCTCATCAAAGTCAATCGCCTCCGGTGAAATCGCTGGCCAATTGACAGTGCCGCTTGTTTAACACATTTCTTAACACCGAACTCAGTTGCAATTTGAATTCAAAGtgtaatttcaatttccatttacaTTTCGAGTGCACAATATTCAATTggaattgcaattgcaatttatgcCACGGCAAGTAGTTTGAGTGAGTATCGCGCCGCGATTGCGCAATTACTAAGCGCCATGCCTTGGACTCCGTGTCCATGTCGCCCTCTTAGCGCTTAAGTATCTattcaatttatatattcgttCGCATTTAGTTGACAGTGATTAATCTTAACATTTGAATGCGAACTCATGCTAAGCTCGCCAATTAATTTGCGCGCCTGGATTTCAATTTGCGAATGCGACTCAATTATGCTTGCTACACCAGGATTGCAATTCGCATTTATTCCAACATTGCAAACGGATCGAAATTTTTCTCAAATTATTAGCCGTGTTGTCACGACCCTCTCATTTACTATAAACAGCAGTAACTGTTctgggaaaatatttacaaaatgacagctaaagtttattaaattacaatGGTTGGCATTTCCTGAAATTTGGCTGTGGCATTATTAGAAAATTCGTTgtgatatatttaattataataacgCGAGCTTAAAATGTAAACTATCATTGGGGGAATCCATTAAAATCCTCTTTATTATTGGTgcataaaattgaattaaattgaatttaagtttttttccTGGGTTAAGCAGCTATCAAAATATTCCAGTCGTATTGCGATCAAAAAAATTACCGAAGCAAAGGAAAACTTCGGCATTTACggaaaaattaatgaaaatatgtGCTAAAATTTACCTTATTAAAATTGATATAATAAcgaaaaaaactgattataaAATTGAATTGGTAATCGGGTTTGCAGATCTAAAATACTTCATTCGTGTCAGTTTATATGTgaattatatgtatatatacgaATTATTGCCAAGGCAACACAAATTCTTGAGTATCACAAAAACTGTGAACTCTCagcaatttttaattaaaacctaCGAACTCTGAAGATTTATCCAGAAATGTCAAATAAGTGTTGCTTTGAGTTTTGGCTTAACACACTTTAATTatactaaaattaaattacaattgGGTTAAAATACAACACAGGaaaatagaaatttaattattttcaattaaaacggAAACTTACTTAGTAAAGTAAAGGAGCTAGAAAATAAAGCACTCCATTAAGTTTACAGAATTTCTTCTGAGGATAATTACCACAGCTATGCATAGGAAAATAACTTTGCCAGATACGTTTTGACCCATTTAAATTACCGAGAATGTCCGCAAGCTGTACAAATAAATGTACTTCAACCTGAAAAGACCTCAGCTACAGTTGTGAGTTATAGAAGGCAAACCAGACTAATGTGCATGAATAAACCAAGGCAAAGACCCCGCAACTTGacagaaaattaaattcactTCGAAATGTATA from Drosophila santomea strain STO CAGO 1482 chromosome 3R, Prin_Dsan_1.1, whole genome shotgun sequence includes:
- the LOC120452457 gene encoding uncharacterized protein LOC120452457 produces the protein MKMVRPMRRKGIEEVYGSKMDALHPVKSVAISHAGMTKKTGRTERSGPGGATGGGGTISSRQADARTQRSFVTENDYYITTNLPLTAANLRNSPGSMAQPSISQMIPGHIQPSPYNAMSSRRNQMANKASARQPPMNKVPHFSPADGTVNNNGYGMSKPKETYRMQHRAKGNTQRHDYPMDDNGDYSDKELMVPQQGNMANMRRHNQHTHAHQMQMQMQSGVMQHPPQHQLHQQQQMSTHNQLKQQQLQQQQRLQHSHPHPHPHPHPHQKQSRGRQPVPTSKVHVSTADDDEEKEDDPEEFFELIRQTVQTAVGNTISDALGKNFRDLSHKIERFSGELKQTNENLDRLQEQVTSKVVYYGEENSRHFRYLCMKSEYDKMFYQHQSLMNGKPTPEMLSLSKANLEATASATQNLTRKPSKQQASKVLRNQSKMPITTKKDLNESVKNSSAYRSISKAQQPAARKSSSDQSLVVKSSEVGVREVLDHIQRYCNQVQMKDMNGQMAAELPNLEDILLPKNSIGGLCEPAAISSRTIAGGQKNKKDDDTEMETPLDSTDETYTEVDDFQFSSDISTCSEDDDCGLKYPSGATTSRPNRKLNRRAANKGAGDGQ